In the Mesoplodon densirostris isolate mMesDen1 chromosome 6, mMesDen1 primary haplotype, whole genome shotgun sequence genome, ttatttaaaaacttggGCACATAATAGAGATGGCAGGATGGAGACTGGTATTCTGCCAGGGTTCTCAAGCCAGAGACCAGGCTTGGGTTTCTCAGGTCACTGAGCTCCAGGACCCCGCCAGCCTGTGGGCTCCTGAGGAGGATGCCCATCTGTGTCCTCTCAGACTcttaccccctccctcccctgcccacttCTTGTGTCTGAAGAGACACTGAGGTGTCAGGGGTAGACTAAGAGGCAGCCAGAGCGGGGAGGATCTGGTTAAGCTCCGGAAGGAGGAGTGAGGACCTGGGAGTTTGGGGGCGAGAGGAATAGATAGAGGGAAAAAACGGGTGGAGAGGGGGCCACTGCCTTTGCTTCCTCCACCCTCAGGAAACGGGGGGCCTGCCATTCCTCTGAGATGTCTCCCTCACAGCTCAGATAGGAAGTTCGAGGAGCAAAACTCCTGACTGAGCAATGGCTGCCTGTCTTTAGGGGGTGGTTGGGAAACAGTCATGCCCCAGACAGGGTAGCAGTAACCCTGGCAACAGAGGAGGCGGGGGAGTTGTATGCCCCACTGTGCCAGGCGCTCTGTCTCAGCTGGGTGCAGGCTGGCTGTTGGCGTAGGCCTGGTCTGGAAAGGAAGCCCGGGCTCTGCGGGTCTGGGCACACACTGAGGCGTAGAGCTCCGGCTCGGGGCTCGAGGCCTGGGGCTTTGGCTCAGAGTCCAGCACCACCTCCGAGTACTTGATGGGGCTTCCAGGGCTGGGGATCCGGCCCTGAGGAGGCCGCAGCTGCAGGCTGGTATAGCACATCACCTCCTCTGCAGCCTGGAGATGCAAGGCTGTTAGAAGTTCACTGGACCCTTGAAAAATCCCCCACtaccttccctcccctcttcttcAGCCACAACTGACTCACCCTGGCAGGGCCTCCAGGTGTTGGATCCTGTTGGTCTGGCCCCGGTTCTTGAGACAGCCGTCCTAGGACAGGGAACAGGAACCTGGTCACTTCTTGTTCCTCCCCCTGCACCCTGGCCACTGTGCCCCTCCCTACCCTCTGAAAGCTTCCTACCTGTCTGCAGATAATGCAGATTCCCGTACAGAGGGACCTCTTCCGCAGACTCTCCAGGCCTGCAACACAGAGTTTAGGGGATGAGAGGGTGCTTGTTGGTAAGGGGGAACTCTCGATCAACCCATCTCTGTTGCCCCCCACTCACCGTCCCCGTCCCGGATGGTTCCTGCTCCAGCCACTAGTCCATTGGAATAAGTGCACAGCCAGTGAGATGAGAAGCAGCAGCGTCACAGCCCCTAAGAGGGCCCACAGTCCCCAGGCCTTGGTCACGGAGGGGATTCCTGTAGATGTGagaggatgggggtggtggtgtgtgttACTGCCCAGCCTAACCCTCCAGGTCCCAGCAGGTGGGACATGGAGCCACGtgacccctccccctgcccctgccccgcccAGCTCACCAGGCACTAGCAGATCCGTATGGTTGTCACTTCTGCTCAGACCTCCTGGTACAGAAGCCGAATTTGCAGGCATCCTGCCCTGAGCCAAGGGGTCAGCCTGAATTATGGCCCAACACAGCTGCGGCAGCCCCCTTTACTCCCACCCCTCCCTGGGCCTGGCCCCCACGGCTCAGCACCTCCAATACCGGTGGTGGCAAAGTTACTGGTTTCCGGGGaggaagggggcggggagggatgaGTGAAAGAACAAAGACACCACCCTGTGCCTGCACCTGCACCACCCAGCAGCTCCTGGGCttccgcccccacccccatccctcccctgtACCCTGTAGCAACTTCGGCCAGAGGAGAGGCAGGCCTGAGTTTACTGAGCCACTGGGCATGTGAGCTCATGAAGACCCCAAGGCGGGCAGAAGTGCCATGAGGCGGGAGCGACAAGACGAGGAAGCCAGGCCTTAGGGTGGAGATTCCTTTCTGCCACAGGGTGTATGCCTTTTCTCTCCAACTCTGAGCCCCATGACAGAGAACAGAGAAGGTATTCCTCAGTGAGCATGTTTTGAAGTGAAATGTGATGAGGGGGCCCCCTGGTACTTACAGTCCCACTACACCCTAAGGCTGACCCGAGGGGCATGTGTTAAGATGAcctttgtcattgttattattattggtatAATAGTTTGGGGGCTAGAGGAAGCTTGATTCCCTCCCCCTGGTCCACTTCATCCAAACTGTCCCTAGGAACTGTCAAGCTCAAAAGTTAGCTGATTCAGATCCTTCATAGTTCTTGACATGTACACCCTCAAATGTTTTACATCAAACATTGAAAAGGGTTTACTTCCCCAGATCTTGATTTTTCAATGTCCTTCCAATAAAGGCAGTCAGGGTGTCATGGAGAAATGCTTGGCTCTGGGTCCACTCTCAGGAAAGAAGGAGAATGAAAGATCATGTCTGACAGCAGTGGTGTACTTGAAAACTAGTTAGGACCCAGAAGGATGCAGAGGCAGGGTGAAGGGCTCTACTGGCGCATTGCAGCACACTTCGGACCTCAAAAAGGAAGATATTGGGTTATACACATTGGATGGAGGAAAAGAATTCATGAACCCAAGGGTGCCTTTAAAAACACAGGAGCAGGAGTCAGGGAAGGAAAGGTCTTCTTTAGAGAAGATGCCAGCTGTGAAGTGTAGTTGTGCAGAATTAGAGGACCACCATCTGCTACCCACAATGCCATCACTGAGCCAGCAAGAATCCTCACTGGTGGTCAAAGCCTTTGTTAAGGAACAGGGTACCAGAGACAGACCACTTGTGATGATGACAGGGAAAGGGACCTTTGTCATGGAGACATTCACAGACACCTCTTGAGCCAAGTGCCCAAAGTGATGTTCTGTGTCCCTAATGGGATGCAGTGGGAGGAGCTCTACATTGCCCATGTGATGTCCTGGATAAAAATGTTCAATGGGAATCAAATTATGAAGAAACAATTAGGCAAATCTAGAATGGGGGACACTCCACCAGACAAGTGACCTTAAGCTTTCCTAAAAGTCAATATCATGAAAGACAGAGACGGGGAGGGACAGGAGCAGTGTTCTAGATTGAAGATGAGTGGGGGCTGATGGATGTTTTCATTGCTTTGGTGATGCTCGTGCTTTTGTGCATTATACATATGTCAGCAATCATGAAATTGTGCACCTTTGTTTGTACTTTATtgtttgtcagttatacctcagtagatgtatttttaaaaagagaatatttttctAGGTTAAAAAAGCCTGAAGCTGAACGACAGTGTATGAACATTAACTGAgatttatatttggaaaataaatttaaagatggctttaaaaaaaaaaagttagctgaATTAGAGTAACCTCTGCCCCAGATCTGTCCTGGGAAACAGCACTGCGTTTGCACTTGTTCGCTTCAGGGAGCAGCAGAGTACCTGCCCTGCCCAGAAACAGCCCAACCACATGGGAGGCTGTTGATGTGGGAAGAGGGATTTAAGTTCCAAATATAAACCTTAGACCAGAGGTCAGAGATCTGTTTTGTCTGGCCCatacaatgttttttaaaaatttaaaataattgcagTGATGTGCCAAGGATGGGGATGGCAGGAGAGATCCTGCCCCTCCAGGCAATAAGAGGGTATTGTCtgtagagaatttaaaaacaaaactgactAAAAATCAGTCTCCTTTTTATTATCACCAAGTTTCAGCAATTCTAAAAAATGTCAGTGATAAAATATtcctttctgaaaaatattttgtagatCTACATTCCAAATTGTTGTAGTTACTGATGAGTTTTAATGCTACTATATAAGCTTCAAATTAGCACATTTATATTACTTATCCTTTAGAAGTTTTCTAATCTacgacttccctggcagtccagtggttaagactccatgcttccactgcaggggatgagggttccatccctggtcaggggaattaagatcctgcgtGCGGTGTGgcgcggccagaaaaaaaaaaaaaaaaaactattataatCTACATGGAAGTTAATCTGTAGAACGCCCAGTTATACAACTGGCTCCTGACACAAACAGGTTCATCTTACGTGTGTTTATAGCCAGAATTAGTTCTTAACAATTTGGAGTTGTTCTTTGGTTTGGGCACAGTTTCTGTCTCCTGTGATATTACACAGTCCTGCATTTAACCAGTAGATTTACAATGAACAATGGTAGCACAGtgattaaaaagtcaaataaattgACATTGAGTTACTTTAATTCTGTCATTCTAGGTGACCACTTAGTTCTTATTTGTATTGAAAATTTCTGGAATTTACTGACAAATGGAATTTTTATGAACCTTTGCCAAACATCTTTATGTTTAAgactttcttttcctatttgtatgTCTGTTGCTTCATGTGAAGGAAACTTTTTTGATATGAAAATTAGTAAAAGCTATTCTTTAATCAACTATGCATGGAGATTGACAAATCTAGCTCTATTCTCTATTAAATAGGAATATGCAAAAATTACTTTTGACGAATTTGCAGaagttaactttaaaaaagcAATTAGAGTTATCCATTACTCAGATAGGTTAAATGTAAGTATAAGTTTTTTGCCCCTTTCTCAAAAAATACAATAATGTAACTAAGAAATATTAACCCATTACCCTTTCTTGTTCTgtaatgtatatttaattttaactattttaaaaatattgtcaagATTGTATCTACAgagttcaataaaataaataattcactgTTTGAATTTCTGGcccttattattattagtttcttttcTGGACCCtattatttgtttcatttcctggttattactgaaaataattttgtcataTAGAAgaggagacttttaaaaaatctctcaggTGTCAAATATGCTAAGTCTGCCACTGATTCCTtgtcaacatttaaaaactggAGATTTCCAAATTTTGAAATCCAGGTTTGTTGATCtattggaaaaaaatcagaagagctGGCAATAGTGGGCCCAAATTCCCTAAAGGCAACAATCAGCTGGGGCCCATTTATCCTATTACACCTGGCCTGAACCACTTATTTACATTGATTATGTCAACTGGCTTAGAGTCGTGGTTTGGACTACTCTGCTCTGCAGCCCAGGCTGCCTCTGGGTGGTCGGCTAGTCAAATAGGGGAGGCAGGATTCTAACCCAGGCAGAGATCAAATTTTATCGTGTTACCATGCTACACAATAAATGGTGGCTATTACAGGCACTTGCCAGATGGAAAGGGTGGGGAAGAGGAAGCCGTTGCACGAAATGGGAATTGCAAAAAAATGATAGTGAGGTATTAGGCCACAGGAGGAACAAGTAGTTCACGGGAGGAACAAGTAAGTAGTTCCAGTAGTAGTAGGGGGGTGTAACTTGCTACCTTCTAAGAGGTACAAAAAGTAGCCGCACTGAGAATGAGCCCCGTGTGGTTGGTGCGCGCCAAGGCGCACTGCCTGCGTAACTATATAAGTAGACGGATGACACCCCCCCAGCCACACGCCGCTCGGCTACCCCACCAGATGCGGGATCGCTTCTTGGCGGACTTATCTGTGAGAAGCAGGGAAAGTCTACGTGCATGCGCACGCGGCACTCTCTGCCTGGGGTCCGGGGACTTTCCCCTAGGCGCAAGTAAGGAACTAGTCCCCCGTTTGTAGCCTAGGAAACAGGCCTTCAGCACGAACTACGGCACAAGCCCCGCGCTCTAACCTTTTATAGCTCCAAGGGGAAATTTATTTTACGGTTAGGGTGAGGAAATTGGTGGCGTGGCAAATAAAAACCACTTCCAGTTATAATCTTCTAAGACTGTACGCTTCTGGACACATTCTGGCTAACAGAATACCTATATAGAGGTAAGAAATGAACTAATTTCTTAAATGAACTAAGCTGGAACCACAGTGCTATGTAAATAAGCATGGCCCCGCCCACTCACTAGGTGGGCGTGACCTTCCTGGGAAGCCGGGACCTGAACGGGCTCGGGAGCGCTCGGGTACGTCCGACCTACGCCGGCGCCGCCTCGGTTCTCGCGGTGTTTGCCTGCAATGGCGAGCGTGGGGTCGCTCGCGGGTTCGCTGGGGCTGCTACTTGTGTCTGCGCTGCCCGAGGTGTTCGGAGACCGCCCCGGCCCCGACCGCCGGGCACACCCAGGTACCAGCGAGGGCagctggagggaggctgggacTGCCCACAGGCCCCAAGCCCCAGCTGTACTGACCGCTTCTGCCCTCCTCTTCAGGGGACGCCGCCCAGGTCAGTCCTGGGGCCACGGAAACCCGgcggcggccgccgccgccgcccaagAACCAGCGCGAGCGGGCCTGGGCCGGGGCGCTGCCCTTGGGGGCGCTGTACACCGCAGCCGCCGTGGCTTTTGTGCTGTACAAGTGTTTACAGGTGCGGGACGACCAAGGGTGGGGATGCCCTGAGCCTGAATCTCCCACGGGGGCTCTGTGGTACCAAGAAGAAGACACATTTTCCCTTCAGTCTGTAAAATGACAAGAGTTCCCTGGCTACGATTATGGGGTTATTTTGAGCATCCAGCGTGGTAGTGGATGTGAAGGGCCCTTGGtaaattgtaaataaataatgatcatcacatttaatcctcccaacaatccAGTGAAGAGGTTTAGTCACTTGCTCAAGACCACCCAGAGCTAGTaactggtggagctgggatttgaacccagcaaaTGTCCATACTACAGTAAGTGCAGTTCCCGGTGAGAGTCCAGCCTTGGCACGAGCAGTTGATTACTGTAGCCAAAGTGCTTTTAGAGTTCGAGGTAACAAGCAGTCTCAAGTTCTCCTTGGGAAGGAGGCCCTGCAATGTGAACTGACAGTATATTGTGGTGAATTGAAACTGTTGAAATGGAAGGTAGTACCTCCCAGGGTTCTCCCTTCAGCCCTGGCCCTATCACTTACTTGCATTGGAAAATAGAGGGCTGAGCCAATTTGGAGATGATATGAAACTAGGAGGGACGGCTAATCGTGATCCAAAATAGACTTGACAGGCTAGAATGAGGGATTGATTTAATGATGAAATTTTACAAGGATAATAAATTCTATTCTTGGACTCTAGTATGAAAGAAACATAATTTGGCAGCAGTTTATTATTTGACAAAGTTCAGTTGTGTGATGTGATAACCCACTTCCCAAATCAATGCTAGGAACGAGGTATTGTGTTTTATCTTCTGATCAGAACACTCCTGGAGAATTTTACTCTCTTGGGGGCACTGTTTTAAGAGCAGTACATGCTCTTAAAACAAACCAGAGTAAAGCGACCAGAGAAAACCGTGTCAAATGAGCACTGACTGCAAAAGATTGGCACTATTAAACCAGAGAAGACAGGGGGTATGACCAATTTCTTCAAATTCCTGAGGGGCTATCACGTTGAAAACATATGATTTTGGAAGGCTCTGATCAGTACCATGAAAAGAAGATACACGCAGGACAGCTTCTGGCTTTGTGTATAAAGTAACAACCAGAACTTTATCAAACTGATGACAGCTGCTCCTTCCTGGAGGTGTTTCAGTAGACTAAACAACCACGTGTGGGGCATACTGACATGTTGCTTCCTGTCCTGGGTGAGGAGCTGGACTAGTTGTGATTGTGATTCTCTGAGGTAAAAACCCACTAGTTTTGTCTACCTGAAATTGTCCTCCTCTTTCTGGCTTTGGAGACTgaggttatttatttacttaccttttttttataaatttattttggctgcattgggtcttcgttactgcacgtgggcattctctggttgcagcaagtgggggctgctctttgctgaggtgtgtgggcttctcactgtggtggcttctcttgttgaagagcacaggctctaggtgtgcaggcttcagtagttgtggcacgtgggctctagagcgcaggctcagtagttgtggtgcacgggcttagttgctccatggcatgtgggatctttccggaccagggctcgaacccgtgtcccctgcactggcaggcggattcctaaccactgcaccaccagggaagccccaaggctgaGGTTATTGAGAACCTTGTTGTCCTTGCCTTTTTCCACAGCAGGGGAAAGATGAGGCTACCTTTCTCCAAAAGGAGGCAGGCAAGAAGGATTCACTGCAGTCAGGTGGGTTTTGCAGAAGTCTGTACTTGGAGGGGATTAAGGGACAGCAGAAGGTAGGTAACCATTGCTCTCCTTTTCTCCCTTACCCCCAGAGCAACAGCTGGCCCAGCTGACACAACAGCTGGCGCAGACAGAACAACACCTGAACAGTCTGATGGCCCAGCTGGAGCCCCTTTTTGAGCGGTAAGGAGAGCAATGACCCTGTGGCCAGGGGAACTTGTGGTAGGTGGGAGAGGTGGGCACAGAGATTGGGCAGCCTCTGAGTGGACATATCTGCAGTGTGACTACCCTGGCTGGAGCCCAGCAGGAGCTTTTGCACATGAAGCTACAGGCCATCCACCAGCTGCTACAAGAGAGCAAACCAAACAAGGGTGTGGAGGTTCCAGAACCAGGTACAGGGTTGGGAGGTGAGAGTCTGGTGGAGGTAGAGACAAAGCCTCTCAAACTGGAACATGCCTGATCTTCCTCTTCACAGAGGCCAGCACACCCTTTCCTGAGGACTTATCTATAgaggaggatgaggaagaggCTGGTGACAATCAGGCCTGGGAGGAGCCCCTAAACTGGAGCACAGGGACGAGGAACCTAGCTACTCCCAGGGAAATGGAGCAGGGGCTAAGGAGAAGATGCCGGAAGGCTGCAGCAAAgggccccagtcacagcccccaCCGGGAAGGAGGGACAACAGCTGACAGTTTAGTAAAACAGAGTTTGTTCTTGTGACTGGATGATCCTGTGTGCTTTTTCCATTCCAGCTggtcacacacgcacacacacacacacacacacacacacacacatatgtgtatatatatatatatatatatatatatatatatatatatatatatatatatacacactaggTGCCTAAAAACAACCGGGCCTTCTTGAAAAGCTTCCCTTATTAGGACATAAAGAGGCTGTCTTCCAGTGCAGGAGCTGAGAAGACAGAGGGAGCTCCAGTCCTTCTCTTTGTATTCCTGAGGCCACCGTCATGCCAGCCTTCAGGGCACAAAAACCCCTTTTCTCATATTGCATAGCTGAGATAAAAAGGAttctccaaaaaggaaaaaactttaCTAAAAtcctgtgggaaaataaattgtaGAAACTACATACAACATAAAAATAGCTGGTTCAGCTGAGGTTCAATTGGGTCAGGTTTGGTGTCCTGATTCTCAAGAGCTGGTCAAATGACATGGCGTGTCTTGGTCTCACGCAAACACAGAATGACCCTTCTCAAACGGTGAAGAGTCTGTGTTTTGTTAGTACTGAAGAAGATTCCTTTGTACTCCCGACTCTGACCTATCCCTGAGGTATCCTGGACTCGAATTTGTAAGATGCCTCTAGTTCTTCTGGCTGCTGTGGAGAGAAGAGAGTTCAGGCACTGGCATGAGCACTCTATTCTGACAAAACCACCCAGGGTGTTGGATGGGGGAGTGGGGTGAGGGGCGGGAGTGAGTTCCAGACGTGAGAGAGGCTCCAGACTGCTGTTTCCAGCTCGTGGGCCTCCCCACAGCACTCTTCTGAGGGAAAATAACTGACCTGCTGGCCAGAGTCAGACTGTGGTACCAGTGCGACAGCTCCTCCTGGTCTGTGGACATAAGCAGTAGCTTCTCGTGGGGAAAGGACAGCTAGGGAGAGACCACCTCTTAGCACATGGCTCAGAAAGGTCCAGCCTTAAGCTAAAGGCCCTGCTGTTTCCACTGAGGTAATTTAGGGCTGAAGTGAGAACCAGGTATGAATCCCAAGCCCTACTATGCTC is a window encoding:
- the CCDC107 gene encoding coiled-coil domain-containing protein 107 isoform X2, with translation MASVGSLAGSLGLLLVSALPEVFGDRPGPDRRAHPGDAAQVSPGATETRRRPPPPPKNQRERAWAGALPLGALYTAAAVAFVLYKCLQGKDEATFLQKEAGKKDSLQSEQQLAQLTQQLAQTEQHLNSLMAQLEPLFERVTTLAGAQQELLHMKLQAIHQLLQESKPNKGVEVPEPEASTPFPEDLSIEEDEEEAGDNQAWEEPLNWSTGTRNLATPREMEQGLRRRCRKAAAKGPSHSPHREGGTTADSLVKQSLFL
- the CCDC107 gene encoding coiled-coil domain-containing protein 107 isoform X3, whose translation is MASVGSLAGSLGLLLVSALPEVFGDRPGPDRRAHPGDAAQQGKDEATFLQKEAGKKDSLQSEQQLAQLTQQLAQTEQHLNSLMAQLEPLFERVTTLAGAQQELLHMKLQAIHQLLQESKPNKGVEVPEPEASTPFPEDLSIEEDEEEAGDNQAWEEPLNWSTGTRNLATPREMEQGLRRRCRKAAAKGPSHSPHREGGTTADSLVKQSLFL
- the SIT1 gene encoding signaling threshold-regulating transmembrane adapter 1, whose product is MPANSASVPGGLSRSDNHTDLLVPGIPSVTKAWGLWALLGAVTLLLLISLAVHLFQWTSGWSRNHPGRGRPGESAEEVPLYGNLHYLQTGRLSQEPGPDQQDPTPGGPARAAEEVMCYTSLQLRPPQGRIPSPGSPIKYSEVVLDSEPKPQASSPEPELYASVCAQTRRARASFPDQAYANSQPAPS
- the CCDC107 gene encoding coiled-coil domain-containing protein 107 isoform X4, translated to MASVGSLAGSLGLLLVSALPEVFGDRPGPDRRAHPGDAAQGKDEATFLQKEAGKKDSLQSEQQLAQLTQQLAQTEQHLNSLMAQLEPLFERVTTLAGAQQELLHMKLQAIHQLLQESKPNKGVEVPEPEASTPFPEDLSIEEDEEEAGDNQAWEEPLNWSTGTRNLATPREMEQGLRRRCRKAAAKGPSHSPHREGGTTADSLVKQSLFL
- the CCDC107 gene encoding coiled-coil domain-containing protein 107 isoform X1, yielding MASVGSLAGSLGLLLVSALPEVFGDRPGPDRRAHPGDAAQVSPGATETRRRPPPPPKNQRERAWAGALPLGALYTAAAVAFVLYKCLQQGKDEATFLQKEAGKKDSLQSEQQLAQLTQQLAQTEQHLNSLMAQLEPLFERVTTLAGAQQELLHMKLQAIHQLLQESKPNKGVEVPEPEASTPFPEDLSIEEDEEEAGDNQAWEEPLNWSTGTRNLATPREMEQGLRRRCRKAAAKGPSHSPHREGGTTADSLVKQSLFL